TCTGATTGGTGGCCCGGGGACTCGACTCGCCAAGCCACTTAGTGGTGATGCGACTGCCGGCGACGCCCCTGTCTCGAAGCCAACGGGAAACCGCCAAGGTTCGGCGGCGGCTGAGGTCAACGTTGTAGATGTCAGACCCCTTCGAATCGGTGTGGCCGGTCAGCCGGACTACAAGCTCTGAGTTTCCTTGGAGCCGATCGAGAATTTGTTCCAGGACGGACACGGACCTGGGCTTGAGGATGTCTTTATCGAAATCGAAAAAGACGTCGTTTTCGAAGACCAGCTTCTCCACCAGCTCAGCGGGTGGGGGCGCAGAGGGGGCCTGACCCAAAGCGGCGAGGGCCCGGTCGGCGGCGGCTCGGGCGGGAATGGGCCGGCAGAAGTTGAGCTCCTTGACTGCCACATCGAGGTAAGACCATGCGCTCTCAACCTGAGCGTCCCCGACCCCAGAAGCTTTAGCCTTTGAGATGGCCCTGCGAGTTTGGTCTATAGCAGACCGAGCAGCGTCGCGATCCATATAGAGGGTCGCACAGCCGGTCGCCATAAATGCCGAGACCACCGCAAAAAATAGAAGGCGCTTCAAGGTCCGAGAGGCGTGCATCATATCTCCCTCCATC
The genomic region above belongs to Nitrospinota bacterium and contains:
- a CDS encoding OmpA family protein, whose protein sequence is MMHASRTLKRLLFFAVVSAFMATGCATLYMDRDAARSAIDQTRRAISKAKASGVGDAQVESAWSYLDVAVKELNFCRPIPARAAADRALAALGQAPSAPPPAELVEKLVFENDVFFDFDKDILKPRSVSVLEQILDRLQGNSELVVRLTGHTDSKGSDIYNVDLSRRRTLAVSRWLRDRGVAGSRITTKWLGESSPRATNQTREGRAENRRTEIDLVLLP